AAAAAGAACATACTGACCTTTTATGGGTGCAATGAACTAGGCTCGGGTCTCGGATCTACGTTCGAAGATGACGAACAGAGGGTGCTCCGATTAAACCCGAAATTCCGATTGTATGAAAATATAGTGATTTGGAGTAATATcgggctaaagttcaccggaaaagtgaAAAATCATGGTCGGAAGATGGTCAGTTGTCCCTAAACACTTAATCAATTCCTAAAAAATCTGAAAATCGATTCCCCCCCTAAAACTGAATAAtctccctttaaaaaaaaatgatcccCTCTTTTCTAAGACCAAATCCCCCTTTCTAAAACAATCCTGCCCCCTTAAAACGATTTCCCCAAAAATACCCTTCTTTTTTTCGATCTGTTTTCTTGTTGATTTGTTTCCCTTCCTAAAatcccttcttctttttttcgatCTTTTCTCTCATCCCCCCTTCTTTCCTCCTCTTGTCTATTTTTTATAAAGGAGAGAGGGAGACAAAGAGAAGTGGAAGGAGCGTGAGGCGTGGGGGGACAGCAGTGAGTGGAGAGGAGCGTGAAGGagcgggggacaaagggaagtggagaGAGCGTGGGAGAGATGATGGAGGagagaggaagaagaaagagaaatggGAGGGATATGCGGCTGAGGAGATGAAGAAATAAGAGAGAGGGAGCTGAAGAGAGGTATTAGGGTAGATGATGATTTTTTGTTTAAAAGGATGGGCCGGTCGGGTCGGGTGATATgagtgggctggaccgggtcgggtagttGATGTTAGAATTGGGCTGAATTAtttttgggtaggggaataatgtGGGCTGATTACTTGTGCTGGTATTGTGGATAATGGACTGGTTGAATTAATTAGAATATGGGCTAATAATTTAGCTGAAAATGTTgatcctctatttaattatttttgggcttctaagttaataactagtacaatatatactatgtgaagataattaataattaatatgtaaataaggatttaacaaaatgttgtcttgtaattaatttaacgagtccacccgaaaatgaaacgatgacgaaccatttaaaatttgtgataaagtaatgctcgtaatgttgaaaataaaagtagcgaaaataaagtagtgaaaataaagtatttagctcgtcagtaaatttagacgcccgagtgaataaaattaaataaatgagggataaaattgggtgtcaacagtgaaCTTCGAACATCCTACGTTCCACTTAAAAAAGTTACAAGATGCAAATTCTGTCATTTGTTTAAGTTTGAGTATGAATCAGTTGGATTTTGCTGTAGTGAAGGTTCAGTTAAATTGGTGTCACATAAGTTACCTGAAGAATTACGAAATCTATATTTTGGAAGTTGCGAAGAATCAGAACATTTTCAGACATTTATTAGAACATACAATAATATGTTTGCTTTTACATCTCTCGGTGTACGCTATGACAAAGATTTAGCAAGAAGGACTCATGGTATTTACACATTTCAGGTTCAAGGACAAATGTATCActttatagatgatttatgtccGGCTGATGGGAAAGCTAAAAATTTACAATTGTATttttatgataatgataatgagctTAGTAATAGAATGATGTGTTCAGATAAGATTGACGGGTCCATAGTTAGAAAATTAATGGACATTTTGAAGATCAACCCGTATACCATATTCCTTAAAAGACTTATGGATATTCCAAACATAGATAATTTTTTATTGCTTTCAAATGTGATTCAGGTTTAGACCAACGGGTATATAATCTTCCTACTGCATTCGAAGTTGCTGCTATATGAATTGAACAACATAATAATAGTGCTACTCACACACCTCACATTCGAATTTACACACATAATAATAAATCACAATTAGTGAATTATTATTACGCATGTTATGATGCTCTGCAGTATCCACTGATATTTCCTTATGGACAAAATGGATGGCATTGTGgaataaaaaaaattggaaagCTTGAGAGGAGTAGTGgacaatattttcatactcaaCTTGACTAATTACCCAGTATAAAAAATGTATCTTCAATTGATGGATATCTCGACATTGAAAACAAAATCTTGCAAAAGGGGGGAAAGGCGGGATACAGTTTCCGTTCGTGAATATTACTGTTACAAACTTCAAATAAGAAACGATGATGAAGATGAAATTTTACACACTGGAAGAGTATTTCAGCAATATTCAGTACATGGATACATAAAACTTGAGACCCAAAGGTTAGATTTCATTTCCTTCAACCAAGATTTATTCAGAACGGATGTATTGCAAGGGCTGCGTGACATTTTAAGGCTTGGGGAACGAAATTCTTCTAATGTTGGAAAACAAAGATTCCTTCCTGCTTCTTTTATAGGGGGGCCGCGTGATATGCGACAACGACAAATGGATGCTATTGCATTAGTACAACATTTTAGTAAACCAGATTTGTTTTTTACTATGACTTGTAATCCGACTTGGCCCGAAATAAAAGAACATCTCTTGTTAACTGACGAAGCACAAAATAGACCTGATTTAATTAGTCGCGTATTCCGAGCTAAAATTGAAGAACTCAAAACAGATATAAACAAGCGAAATATCTTTGGAAAAGTTGGTGCTTATATGTACACAATAGAATTTCAAAAACAGGGATTATCGCATGCACATTTTTTATTATATTAGCTAATGAATACAAGTTGATAACACCAGAGGCATATGACAGTATAATTAGTGTTGAATTACCTGACGAAGTTAAAGAACCGGATTTATACGGACGTGTTCTTAAACATATGATGCATGGATCTTGTGGTGATCTAAATCCAATGAACTCGTGCATAAAAAAAAAGGGTTATTGTAAATTTAGCTATCCAAATCAATTTGCTGATCAGACATTAAAAGGGAAAGATGTATACCCAATCTACAAAAGGAGAAATACTGGAAAGATGGTAAAGATAAGAGAAAAACTATTAGACAATTCTTGGGTTGTTCCATACAAGCCATTCTTGCTTGGCAAATTTAATTGTCATATGAATGTTGAAGTTTGCTTAGATATTAAAGTTGTTAAATATCTGTACAAATATATTTGTAAAGGACATGACAAAATAGCTTTTGCCGTAAATAATAATGATGCGAACGTAGAAATAGATGAGATAAAAGAATATCAATCTGCAAGATGGGCATCACCGCCAGAAGCTACATGACTTTTGTTTGGATTTCCTATTAGCGAAATGAATCCAAGTGTTTATCAGCTTCAGCTACATCTGAGAGGACAACAATTTGTGTCCTTCAAAAGTAATGTTGATATAAATACAATCCTTAATAATCCCATGATTAAGATGACAATGTtaactgattttttttatatGAATACAACGAATGATGATGCTATACGACTGAATCTATTACATAGAGAATTTCATGATCATTTTGTATGGTCTAGCAGTTATAAAACATGAACACGTCGCAAAGAACGTCTCGCAATTGGATGCGTTATGACATGTCATCCAACAGAAGGAGAACGATATTATCTGAGATTATTACTAATGAATGTAAGATGTCCAAAATCTTATGAGGATCTTCTAAAGGTCAATGGAAACGATTGTAGCTCTTTTAGAGAATCTGCTGAAAAATGAGGGTTGCTACATTGTGATAGCAGTCTTGCTGATTGTATGACTAAAGCTATAAGTTATCAACTGCCGTATAGTTTGAGACGTTTATTTGCTATACTATTAGTGTATTGTGAGCCTACGAATCCAAAAGAATTGTGGGAAAAGTTTGAACAGCCAATGTGCGAGGACTACAAAATTTTACCCAATCTCAGATCAAATGATATTCGGTATAGAGCGTTGAATCATATAAATGATATCTTGCATTCTATGGGACATGATATTAATGAATATAAACTTGTTGATCAAACAATTAGAGCATCTCCCCAAGCTAGAGAAATGAAAGAAATCCACTTTGAAACAAATATTAATGTTACTGAAGAGGATTTATTTTTGCATAGAAAACTAAATAGAGAACAACAAAAATCATATGATACTATTTcatagaatattttcaaataaagCAGGAGCTTTTTTCGTTGATGGTCAGGGGGGACTGGAAAGACATTTTTATATCGCGCTTTGTTAGCCACTGTGCGTagtaaaagatatatagcccttgCAACCGCAACATCTGGTGTTGCAGCATCTCTTCTCAATGGTGGGCGAACAGCACATTCACGATTTAAAATTCCTATAGATATTGATGAAAATTTCAACTGCAATATTGGCAAACAAAGTGCATTGGCTCAGTTAATCCGAGATGCAAGATTGATCGTATGGGATGAAGTATCGATGGCCAAAAAGAAAATGATTGAAACTTTTGATTTACTCTTAAAAGATCTAATGGATACGAATAAACTTTTCGGAGGAAAAGTTGTCGTTTTTGGAGGCGATTTTAGCCAAACTCTTCCGGTAGTACAAAACGGGGAAAAAAGAAGATTTCATTAATGAAAGTTTGTTATACTCTCATATCTGGAGCTTATTGGAAAAATTTCCATTATCTATAAATATGCGAGCAAAAATAGATCCAATTTTTTGCAATTATCTTATGAGAATTGAAAATGGAAAGGAAAAAGTAAATCTTAACAACAAAATCgaaattccaaattcattaattgTACCTTTCACAACTGAGAAAGAATCTTTAGAGGCTTTGTTTGATTTGACCTAACCGAATATGCACACATTGTTTACCGATGCAGGCAATCAAAACTCTCGTGTTATTCTAACAACCAAAAATGATTTTGTGAATGAAATCAATGAAATGCTCATAGCTAGATTTTCAAATAGAATAAAAACATTTGTTTCTATAGATGAAACTATTGAGTCTAATGATCAGAGTCAATTTGAAGATTTTCTACATATATTAAATCCTGCGGACTTACTGCCTTACAAATTGACTTTGAAACAAAATTGTCCAATTATATTATTACGGAATTTGAATCCTTGTGAAGAATTATGTAATGGTACTCGATTGATCTGCTGTGATTTCAAAACACATGTTATTAGTGCTAAAATTGTTACTAGAGATTTCAAGAATACACACGTGTTTATTCCAAGAATACCTCTTTTATCACCCGGAGACGATAAATCTATGATTCCATTCAAGAGAACACAATTCCCCGTACGGCTATGTTTTTCCATGACTATAAATAAGGCACAAGGTCAAACATTAGATTTCGCAGGAATTTATCTACACGAACCAGTTTTTTCGCACGGTCAGCTGTATGTTGCGTTATCTAGAGCTAAGAGTTCTAGCTGTGTCAAAGTGTTGATCCGACCACCAACATCGAGAAACCACGATGATCACTCTACAATTAACATAGTCTACGACAAGATAATAAAAAAAGCATTCTCTTGATTTTTATTGTATACGTGTTGTCTCTAACATTCAATAGTTCTTTATATAACTATTCATTCATTTACTTGTTCTTACAATTCTATTTGTGCAGGCTGTTGCTACTAATGACATGGAACCGAGGTATACCATCAACCAAATCACACCAGCCACCAGAGATTGGACCTGTAAAATACAGGTTGTCGACAAAATCTGTCCAAAAATAAGCAAATATCAGCAGGTTCGATTTCAGACGATCATTGTGCAGGATGAAATTTATCGCATTTTTAAATAGATACCGCATGTTTGATATTAACTAATAAACTGCAAGAAGAACAAATCTCCATGGTAATATATGGTTCTGAAGTCCCACATTACGACAACCTATTCAAAGTTTTCCACACATATCTTATCTCAACAGCAAAAGTAAGAGAACCTTCACAGTATTCAATACCGTTGAACAAATACGAATGGATCATCGATACATTTACCATTGTCGAGGAAGTTACAGAGAATAGCCAAGAAGAAGTAACGTTACCATTGCCGACAAAATTAAACACGGTTTCTTTTGTTGATATTGAAAAAGAAGTACCAGGTGCTGAATTCAGTAAGCAAATACTGCTCTTTACTATTTCATCTTCTTATTGTACGAAAAGATTCATACATGTTCAATACCTGGATTTTAACTTCAAATCCGCATGAGTTGCCGAAGCAGATCTGCTGGCAGTTGCGAATGTTGGATCCATGAAATATCATGGTAGCGAAGACAAAAGATGTCAGGAGGCTATTGTCAtagacaagtaagtaaagtagACTTTTATTCATGTTAACAACAGAAGACATATTCAAAACTCCATTCTTAATTTCATAGGAAAAGACCTTTCTTGTTGTCCATATGGGGAGAACTTGCGGACAATGATGGAACTCAATTGTTGCGGCAGCTCCAAGAATATCCTGTGATTCTCGCTAAACGAATAATTGTTTCTAACTTTAAGAAAGGTATTGTAAAGTTTTTCTggcacatgtatataaatgtTTAACTTTATTCATCAACAAATATATTCCACGCAGACACTCGACTGACAACAAGGTTCAATTCGACGATCCTAATCAACCCTCTATACCCACAGGCAACAAATTTAATGAATTGGTATCACACAAACTTTGTGTGCACACTACCATACTTCTATTTATTGACAACTTCTTAAAAAAAAGTCACAATTCCTATCGTTAAATTGCAGGGCAAAGGACAATGAGCAGATGCTAATTGCATACACTGTGAAGAGTTCAtctgaatcatcttcttcacTAAACGTCGCGCCTTTTGAAGATGAAATAATCTCCATTTCAAGCATTCCGTCACAATCTACAGTGAGTTTATTAAAACATATGATATTGTCCCTAATCTTTCTCGAATTTGGCATTCCAGAGTTTTATTTTGGTGCTATCTGTGATTATCGTAATGTCATATTATTATACATTTCAAATGATGAGGGACTACTTTAACTTCTTACAAAATTTTATCGACATATGTATTCACATGGTTGAAATTACTGTACAAGTTTGACCGatttgaacaaaaaataaaaatcattcataGAGTTCGTCATCACAGGTAAGTTGTACCGTGTAAATTGGGTAAACTGGCCCATTGATATTTTCTCTCTTTTTGGTGTACTAAAGTTGGCTGCGTAGTTTCGAAGGCTGAAAGCGAAACTGCATTTTAAATTTCAATATTTTATCGACAAAGAGATATGTGATTTTTTTGTTTTGCCATTTTATTCTACTGCGGTGATACCCCTGAATAACGTAATTGAGCAAACGTACTGACTAAATGATTTGAGGATGTTTTCTTGGTTTGGACTTTGACCATACCATCAACTTACTACATTTCATATTGTCTTCTCTGTCTTTAGATGGTTGGTATATCTAAGTAGGAAACAACTGCTACTCTAAACCCCCTCGGAATACATGATAGATCAGATTTGATTTGCATTGGTAAGAGTAGATACAAAGCAGAGCGAGACGTCCTCTTATTTGTTGATCTACACAGACCAGTTACACTTTACATTATGTCTCCTTTTTATAAGAAATTTTATCGTTCTTGCCTTTTCCTGTATCTGTTACTTTAACTATCAGTAATTTTCCCTTTTTCACAGTATATACTACTTATGACTCTGTCTAATTATCAGTCCTATAAATGTTCTAATTTTATTTTGTGGAAAGAACTATCGTATCCACAATATTTTCCCTATATAGACTAAGGTGGTGTTCAGAATATACAAATGTTCAAAATGACCTGATCATCTCTTAGGTTATTTCCTTCCATACGTTATGGTGTTTGGCCTCAGTTTCTAAGCAAATGTACACAAGGAACTCTCTGAATATATTCATAAAAAGCCAACAAATATCTCCTTTTTCCACCTTTCCATCCCCCCATATGGTTCAGAAAGGAACTACTACTTCCTTACAATCTAAACTTAATCAGTTCAACCATTTTATTCTTAATTACCACCTAATCTAATTCACTTCTGCAATTATGGGTTCATATATTAATCAGCTTAACCTGTTGCCCATACAATGCGTCCTTAACTGCTTGCTAGCTAGTTGAACACAGTTGTATTATCATCAAATAGATTAAGGTATACACACTAGCAGATTAGCATGAAAGGAAGTTTAAATGATCAGGTTATTGGCAATAGCGAGTTATTTTGGTATTTCGCTGCTTTTTTTACATTCTGCTTCGGTCAATAAAACAAACAAGATAAGCTCCAACACAAAATGTAATATATAGGGGGATTTCATTAATTTTGGTAACAGTACTTTCCCTTGTGAGTAATTGGTATTGTATTACTAAATACTAATGGTTACCTTTTCTTCATTTTGTTGAGGGAGAAATATCATTGCCGTCTGAATTCCAGTTCTTTTACGTGCTTTTATGCCCAGAGTGTAAGCACTTGGTACGAATCAAGCGGACGAAGGAGGTCCAATGCATTAACTGCAAGCTCCACAGAATGCTAATTCCAAGGTAATAACAACTCTTACCCCTGCCACAACATCATTGCAGACCCGTGATAGCAAAAActatattaattattatatttCATCCAAATCACTCCGAAAAAACAACATTGCAGATGcgaatttgaagttgaaatcaCAGATGGCAGCGGAACAATAGTAGCAACAGTGTCAGACAAATTGGCTGAAAGAATGCTCTCAATGACAGCAGAGCAAATATATGAAACAACCGTTATCAAGGTGCACATACATATAGCACTAACATTAATTCATCTTatggaattttattgaaaatcTTTAAATTAATGATTCAACAACGTTTGAACTTCTTTGCACCGAAACAATTGTTACCTATTGAGCATATCAGGGAAGAACTGTTGCACAAATCGTTCAAAATTCACCTACAGAAGTCAGTACTCTGGACACCGGATAGAACGCCTGGCTCATTAGTCGTTTTATCTTACAACCAAAAACAAACCATGTTCGATTCACCGCAATGCTCAACATCATTAACCATTAGCGAGGGAACTAAAAGAAAGATAGATTATATCACTCCTACTGAAGAAGATCCCACTTCCTCAACACAAGATGTGTCATtgagcaaaaaaacaaaaaaacactGAAGGTTAGAAACTGAAACTTGAGTACTTAGGATTGTAATTAAATTAAAAATCTCATCACATCTAATCTGCTTTCTTTTTCCGCTTACTACTGCTAGAAAATTGCATATTTTAAAATGTTCTTGTTCTCTCATAGTGAATTTCTTGTTTATACAAACCAGGAAGCAGATTTAGAGGAGCAACTATAACTACTTTTTGATATCCTACAGCAGCTATAACGCTTATGTTCGAAGCAAATTTTGATGCAGTTGTTCGCTGCAGTACAATACTCCAAATTTTGTGTAAATAAGTGTGTGTCTGTGCGTTTGTATATGCTTGTAAATGTGGGAAATACTTGTTTTAGTTGCTGTAGTTCGAAGCAAATTTTGATGCTGTTTGCTGCAGTACAATACTCCAAATTTTGTGTAAATAAGTGTGTGTCTGTGCGTTTGTATATGCTTGTAAATGTGGGAAATACTTGTTTTAGTTGCTGTAGTTCGAAGCAAATTTTGATGCTGTTTGCTGCAGTACAATACTCCAAATTTTGTGTAAATAAGTGTGTGTACTGTGCGTTCGTATATGCTTGTAAATGTGGGAAATACTTGTTTTAGCTGCTGTAGCACTTACGCTCAGACCATATTTTGATGCGGTTGTTCTCTGCGGTACAATCCTTCACATTTTGTGTAAATGCTACGTATCCTACCTGTTGGTTTGTTTGTTTGAGTTTTTATACCTTCCGCCGTTGTAATATTTTCGTTTCCCCGGATAATTAATACTTCATCATTTGAATCTACATATATACAATTTGTTCTAAAACACAACATTATACAGTTAAGATTGTTTAATATATAATGTATAAAATGATTTaataacaaacaacaataacccaTCTTGGCAGGAAAATAAGAGAACATCTTCCATTGACTGATCATGAAGCATAAAATAAACATGACTTCCTTAGCTTTAAGTTCAAATTCGAAGAATTACGATAGATACATTGAAGTAAAGTATCTTGAAAAGAGTTCTTACTTTTATGAACTGTCAAACTTACGCCTTACTAAGTTTCTTATTATACTAACTAACCAGCTTTCAACTTAGGCTTATGGCAGTATAATCAAATCATcggcctttttcttttttcccattTAACCAACTAACCAAAACAGAAGAAAATGAGAGTTTTTC
Above is a genomic segment from Lycium barbarum isolate Lr01 chromosome 12, ASM1917538v2, whole genome shotgun sequence containing:
- the LOC132624302 gene encoding uncharacterized protein LOC132624302, which codes for MYLQLMDISTLKTKSCKRGERRDTVSVREYYCYKLQIRNDDEDEILHTGRVFQQYSVHGYIKLETQRLDFISFNQDLFRTDVLQGLRDILRLGERNSSNVGKQRFLPASFIGGPRDMRQRQMDAIALVQHFSKPDLFFTMTCNPTWPEIKEHLLLTDEAQNRPDLISRVFRAKIEELKTDINKRNIFGKVANEYKLITPEAYDSIISVELPDEVKEPDLYGRVLKHMMHGSCGDLNPMNSCIKKKGYCKFSYPNQFADQTLKGKDVYPIYKRRNTGKMVKIREKLLDNSWVVPYKPFLLGKFNCHMNVEVCLDIKVVKYLYKYICKGHDKIAFAVNNNDANVEIDEIKEYQSARWASPPEAT